One Conger conger chromosome 7, fConCon1.1, whole genome shotgun sequence genomic window, TCAGTGAAGCTCAGTGAAGCTCAGTGAGGCACAGTGAAGCTCAGTGAGGCACAGTGAGGCACAGTGAGGCACAGTGAAGCTCAGTGAAGCTCAGTGAGGCACAGTGAAGCTCAGTGAAGCTCAGTGAAGCTCAGTGAAGCTCAGTGAGGCACAGTGAAGCTCAGTGAGGCACCGTGAAGCTCAGTGAAGCTCAGGaaggcatttgaatccaaaacaattacgtgaGACATGTTATGAATATGAAGTCCTGGCAACTAATCAGATGTTTGCCGGTCACCCTTCATGCTTCCCATAGGAAAGACTCTTTAGacagcagggttgggcagccctgctctagctgttaaatgaggtgtgctctgttagggttggagtgaaaacctacaggacggtagatctccaggaacacggttgggcagccctgctcttgctgtcaaatgaggtgtggctttgttagggttgggatTAGAGTAAAaatctacaggacggtagatctccaggaacagggttggttacggCTACATTGCTATCTGCGATGAAACATCCGATATAACGGCGACAACAACCCCATCTCTCGCCCCCTTCGCTGTGCTGAGGCCATGCCGGCGGCACCTTTCATGAAGAAGTAGATGTTCTGCACTGGCTGGCTGGCCTGTTGCTTCTCCTCCACCTTAGCAACCTCCAGGGTCTCGTAGTCGTCGTCGAAGAAGACATCGAACAGCTCCCAGGGCTTCACTCTCTGcctctggccccgcccctggccccggccccggcccctgTGGCCCCGCCCTCCGTTATGCCGGCGCTTCTGGCCGGAGACGTACGACGCCGTGGTGGTGGGCGGGGCCACAGGCGTGATGTACAGGCGTCCCGCCATCGCCGCGTCGACCGGGGGGCGGATCCCCACCCAGTCCTTCCTGATGAAGCGCGGCCCACTGTGGTCCCCCTggactggagagagggagaccccGATCTCTAACCCTGCTGCcagatacccacacacacacacacacacgcacgcacgcgcacacacacacacacacacacacacgcgcgcgcacacacacacacacacacacgcacactctctctcacacatacacacacacacaaacacacaggcacacgtactctctcacacacagacacacacgcgcacgcgcacgcgcacgcgcacacacacacacacacacacgcacactctctcacacacacacaaacacacaggcacacatactctctcacacacagacacgcacgcgaacacacacacacacacacacacacacacacacacacacacgcacacacacacacactcacacgcacgctcacacacacacacacacacacgcgcacacacacacacacacacacacgcacactctctctcacacatacacacacaaacacacaggcacacatactctcacacacagacacacacacgcacgcgcacacacacacacacacacacacacacacacgcacacacactcacacgcacgcgcacacacacgcacacacacacacacactctctctcacacatacacacacacacaaacacacaggcacacatactctctcacacacagacgcacacacgcacacacacacacacacacacacatacacacacacacactcacacacacacacgcatacacgcacacgcacacacgcgcacacacgcacacacgcacacacgcacacacacacacatacactcacacacgcacacacacacgcacacacacacacgctcacacacacacacgctcacacacacgcgcacacacacgcacacacacacacatacacgcacacacacacacatacacacacacacacacacatacacacacacacactcacacacacacacgcatacacgcacacgcacacacgcgcacacacgcacacacgcacacacgcatacacgcacacacgcacacacacacacacacacacacacacatacacacacacacacacacatacacacacacacgcacacacacacacacacacacacacacagatacacacacacacacacgcacacacacacacacacacactcacacacacacacacatagatacacacactcacacgcacacacgcacacacacacacacacacacacacacacatacacatacacacacacatacacacacatacacacacacgcatacacacacatacacacacacgcatacacgcacacgcacacacgcgcacacacgcacacacgcatacacgcacacacgcacacacacactcacacacacacacatacagatacacacactcacacacacacacacacacacacacacacactcacacacacacatacagatacacacactcacacacacacacacactcacacacacacacatacagatacacacacacacacacactcacacacacacacacacagatacacacactcacacacacactcacacacgcacacacacacacacactcacacacacacactcacacacacacacacacacatacagatacacacactcacacacacgcacacacacacacacacacactcacacacacacacactcacacacacgcacacgcacacgcacacacacactcacacacacacacatacagatacacacactcacacacacacacacacacacacacacactcacacacacacacatacagatacacacactcacacacacacacactcacacacacacacatacagatacacacactcacacacacacacatacagatacacacacacacacacactcacacacacacacatacagatacacacactcacacactcacacacgcacacacgcacacacacacactcacacactcacacactctcacacacacacacacacacacacacacatacagatacacacactcacacacacacacacacactcacacgcacacacacacgcacacacacacacacacacacatacagatacacacactcacacacacacacacacacgcgcacacacacacgcacacacacacacacacacatacagatacacacactcacacacacacacacacacatacagatacacacactcacacacacacacacacacacacacacacatacagatacacacactcacacacacacacacacgcgcacacacacacgcacacacacacacacacacatacagatacacacactcacacacacacacacacacatacagatacacacactcacacacacacacacatacagatacacacactcacacacacacacacacactcacacgcacacacacacacgcacgcacgcacgcacgcacgcacacacacacacacacacacacacacaccttctttGAAGAGCAGGTCGAGCAAGTCGCTCCACTCATCGCAGTAGCGGTCGGTGTAGTGGCTGAAGAGGACGGAGGGCGAGTCTTTGGCCATCTGAGCACACTCCTCATGGGACGGCTGGTGCTTAAACTCGTACTGATAGTACCGGTCACCTGCGGGCGGAGAGAGGCTGACGCGCATCAGTGCTCCCAGTCatccacagggagagagagcgtggcTAACGCTAACTCACATCAgcgctaacacacactcacattcacctacagggagaaagagagcggCTAACGCTAACTCACATCAgcgctaacacacactcacattcacctACAGGCAGTAAGAGAGCGGCTAACGCTAACTCACATCAGCgcgaacacacactcacattcaccttcagggagaaagagagcggCTAACGCTAACTCACATCAGCGctaacacacacttacattcaCCTACAGGGAGTAAGAGAGCGGCTAACGCTAACTCACATCAGCGctaacacacacttacattcaccaacagggagaaagagagcggCTAATGCTAACTCACATCAGCGctaacacacacttacattcaCCTACAGGGAGTAAGAGAGCGGCTAACGCTAACTCACATCAGCGCTAACACACACTTAACATTCACctacagggagacagagagcggCTAACGCTAACTCACATCAgcgctaacacacactcacattcacctATGGGGAGAGAGAGTAGTTAATGCTAACGTTCATCAGCGCTAAGCTAACactagcgcacacacacacaaacagcgtTCCGCGGCACAGGTGCGGGCCACACCTTTGAAAAAGAAGACCTTCTCTTTGCCGCGGTGGTTGCTGGCGGGGATGGCAAACGCCGCGTCCACGCTGTCTGGAACCTTCTGGAAGCCCACGGAGATCTCCCGTGGATAGTCCGGGTCCAGAACGCCGTCCTCAAACCGCCAGTACTGACTCCGCTGCTCGGTGAACACACAGAATGCCATCTTCTTGAAAAAGGAGAACTGCATCCACGTTCAGCTTGATGTTACATTGTCCTATTTCCTTACTGTAATGTGAATGTTGacgcatatacacatatatgttGTGTGCAGATGTACGAATATTTCTCACTGAAGATGAACGAAAACTTTTTCCCGCAGCTTTGCGAAACTACAACGTCCGACAACACTTTTCTTTCACTCCCGTCTGCAGCaatacacaaaaccacacaaaaccacacagtgcagtctgcgAAAATGCGGCGACGGGAAAGTTAAATATTGGTTTGTTTTAGGAAATATGCTAAGTGTTGACTGTGAAAAAAGATTGCGTAGCCTAATTTTGTGTTTTgatctgtgtgaatgtgtgccttTCATGTGTACATACCATCGTGTCTATAGTGCAATGATGAccataaatgaaaaatgacaaacGTGTTCAATGTCAGTGCCTGTCAGAAAAGAATGCCGTTTTTGTGCAGGCAGTTTGATAGACGCACCTTGAAGATGTAGGTCTTTCCCTGGCAGTTGATGCGGGTGAAGGCAGCGTCGATAGGCCCCGAGATGCCCCACACGTCCTTGATGAGTTTGGGGTATCCCGGCAACACAGACTTCTCGTCCAACTCAAAGAAGTATTCCCCTAGAGAGATGTAAGAGTAGCCAAACACAGGTATGAGCTACAGTGGTTATGAGCTATAGTGGTTATGAACTATAGTGGTTATGAACTATAGTGGTTATGAGCTATAGTGGTTATGAACTATAGTGGTTATGAACTATAGTGGTTATGAGCTATAGTGGTTATGAACTATAGTGGTTATGAGCTATAGTGGTTATGAGCTATAGTGGTTATGAGCTATAGTGGTTATGAACTAAGTGGTTATGAACTATAGTGGTTATGAGCTATAGTGGTTATGTACTAAGTGGTTATGAACTATAGTGGTTATGTACTAAGTGGTTATGAACTATAGTGGTTATGTACTAAGTGGTTATGAACTATAGTGGTTATGAGCTATAGTGGTTATGAGCTATAGTGGTTATGTACTAAGTGGTTATGAACTATAGCGGTTATGAGCTATAGTGGTTATGAACTACAGTGGTTATGAGCTATAGTGGTTATGAGCTATAGTGGTTATGAACTACAGTGGTTATGAGCTATAGTGGTTATGAACTATAGTGGTTATGAGCTATAGTGGTTATGAGCTACAGTGGTTATGAGCTACAGTGGTTATGAACTATAGTGGTTATGAGCTATAGTGGTTATGTACTAAGTGGTTATGAACTATAGTGGTTATGAGCTATAGTGGTTATGTACTAAGTGGTTATGAACTATAGTGGTTATGAGCTACAGTGGTTATGAACTATAGTGGTTATGAGCTATAGTGGTTATGAGCTATAGTGGTTATGAGCTATAGTGGTTATGTACTAAGTGGTTATGAACTATAGTGGTTATGAGCTATAGTGGTTATGAACTATAGTGGTTATGAGCTATAGTGGTTATGAACTATAGTGGTTATGAGCTATAGTGGTTATGAGCTATAGTGGTTATGAACTACAGTGGTTATGAGCTATAGTGGTTATGAGCTACAGTGGTTATGAGCTATAGTGGTTATGAGCTACAGTGGTTATGAACTATAGTGGTTATGAGCTATAGTGGTTATGAGCTATAGTGGTTATGAACTATAGTGGTTATGAGCTATAGTGGTTATGAACTATAGTGGTTATGAGCTATAGTGGTTATGAGCTATAGTGGTTATGAGCTACAGTGGTTATGAACTATAGTGGTTATGAGCTATAGTGGTTATGAACTATAGTGGTTATGAGCTACAGTGGTTATGAACTATAGTGGTTATGAGCTATAGTGGTTATGAACTATAGTGGTTATGAGCTATAGTGGTTATGAACTATAGTGGTTATGAGCTACAGTGGTTATGAACTATAGTGGTTATGAGCTATAGTGGTTATGAGCTATAGTGGTTATGAACTATAGTGGTTATGAGCTACAGTGGTTATGAACTACAGTGGTTATGAACTATAGTGGTTATGAGCTACAGTGGTTATGAACTACAGTGGTTATGAcctttaatttgttaatttatttgctACCTACTAACTGTATTAGTCACATTAGCAAACTACAGGATCAACTTTTAATTAGTCAATCgttaatgtataattatttatagTATTTCTGTATGAATTAATGACAACAAAGCTGCACATATAAcctcccgcccccccacacacactcacacacacacacacacacacacactcacacacacatagacacatacacactcacacacacacacacacacacactcacacacacatacatacacacatacacactcacacatacacacatacacacacacacacatatacacacacacacactcacacacatacacactcacacacacatacactcacacacacacacacacacatacacatacacacatacacactcacacatacacacactcacacacacacacacactcacacacatacacactcacacacacacatacacacacacacgcacacacatacacaccatacacacacactcacacacacacataatcacacacactcacacacacacacacacataatcacacacacacacacacacactcacacaaacacacatacacacacacacgcacacacacacacacacacatacacacacacacggacacgcacacacacacacacacacacacgcaagcacaatCCTGAGCTCACCTCTGAAGGCGTAGATGGAGCCATTTTTGACCTGCATGAAGGAGTCAAAGGGCTGGGCGCTGCACACCTCTGCATCCGGGTCGATGGGCGTGGTGGGGCCTGGGGCAGTGGGGGTCTGGGTACCCATGGTGGTGGTCTGGGGCTCCTGGGTGGTGGCTTTGGGCCcctgggtggtggtggtgttctCTACCGCCGTGTCGTAGTCGGTGTCGTGAAACGTGTCGCCACGGGTTACTGCAAAAAAGTTTCAGGGGAAAGAATTCAGGTGCGAAAGTAGATCTCAGGTGTGAATGGAGATCTCAGGTGTGAATGGAGATTTCGGGTGTGAATGTAGACTTCAGGTGTGAATGTAGATTCCAAGTGTGAAAGTAGATTTCAGGTGTGAAAGTAGATTTCAGGTGCAAATTGAGATTTCAGTTGTGAATGTGGATTTCAGGTGAGAGGATTAAGGTCTCGCACTCTTGTGACTGCAGGTGGACTCGTAGTCCACACAGCAGCTCCTGTAGTAGCCACACAGGGAGTCACACTGGCACTTCTTCTGCGAGTCAAAGCCAAAACTACAGCGGCCAACACAGCTCTCTACaaaacacagagagtcaaagtcACAATTACAGCGGCCAACACAGCTCTCTACaaaacacagagagtcaaagtcACAACTACAGCGGCCAACACAGCTCTCTACaaaacacagagagtcaaaCTCACAATTACAGCGGCCAACACAGCTCTCTACAAAACACAGAGAAGCGAGCAGCACATACCGTAGTATACATTAAAGAACAATTTAATATATCAAAATTACaatgtaacaaaataaaaatgtcagataATGTTCGTGTAATTATATAAGATAAGTTAATTAACCGGGTTAAGGCTGTCTGTCAAGCCAATAAGTGACAATAGCCTTAATGCCATACATGCTGTACGCttacaaatgcacatttcacAACATAGACAATAGTAGGCTAGCTGGGTACGGTAAGCGACCCCAGCATTGTCGgacaccccccaaaaaacaaaaagttccCCCGGTTTTTACCGTCAGCGGCGAGTGCCGTGGCGACCGAAGCCAACAGCAATAACGCCCGCAAGTGCATCCTCATTCCCGGTCAAGAGCCTCCGAACACGGGGGACGAGGCTAAACGATAGCGCTTTGAGAAGAGGATCCGCGGTTCTCCAGAGTTATTTACctattgtgtgtttgtcttaGCTGGCTTACAACATTTTCGCGAGGTAATCATTAAACAGATTGCTTTGCTTGCACCAAAAGGAGACGATCGAACGTGAGACTTTCGGGCAGTCTGGAATAACAAGTAAAGGTCGTATATTATATTTATGCCACTGTCTGTGTCACTGTGTAAATCCTTTAATTGGATTGAAACACGGCGCTTGTGCTGTGTGACGGGTAAACATGACGACCGTTAGGTTAGGCCGACGTTTGTCATCGCACGGCAGCCATCCACAATTTTAGGTTGTGTTCGCGATGtttggcaataataataaagaaataaatatatttatttttatttgaaaagggTAAACACTATTCGCTTTATGAATTGTACCAAGACACTCGAAAACTTAAAGAACATTGTTCAAACAGTGACCAGGTCATCGAGTTGCACCTAACTGATGACAGACAAAACCACCAGTCGGATCATTGGTATACGAGTCCGCTGTTTTTTTGATTGACAGTTGCGTTTCTTTTGCTCAGAATATAGATGATCATATACATGCAACATTCATTTTCTCCACCAGGCGGCGCTATAGTGCAGCTCTCTCCTGTCGCACCTGTCTTAAGACACAAACAGCCGATTCCGTATCAGACCACACCTTGGCCTATCCAGACAGAAGTTTGTGGAAAAACGTTAGACTGACTGATGAATAATGAAGGCAATattgaatgagtgtgtgtgtgtgtgtgtgtgtgtgtgagggagtgtgagtgtgtgtgtgagagtgtgtgtgtgtgtgtgagagagtgtgtgtgagtgtgtgtgtgtgtagtgtgtgtgtgtgtgtagtgtgtgtgtagtgtgtgtgtgagtgtgtgtgtgtgtagtgtgtgtgtgtgtgtgtgtgtgtgtgagtgtgtgtgtggtgtgtgtgtgtgtagtgtgtgtgtgtgtgtgtgtgtgtatagtgtgtgtgtagtatgtgtgtgtgagtgtgtgtgtgtgtgtgtgagtgtgtgtgtgtgtgtgtgtgagtgtgcgtgtagtgtgtgtgtgtgtgtgtgtagtgtgcgtgagtgtgtgtatgagtgtgtgtgtgtgtgtgtgtgtactgtgtgtgtgtgtgagtgtgtgtgtagtgtgtgtgtgtgtgtgttgtgtacaaTATGGCAATGCACAGGATGATCTGGAAACAACAATCTCAAAGGATGAGCCTTTTTTTTGCTGTaaaaagtgcatttattttcaagtcAGTTAGCTTCTCATCTTGTTCACTTTTGATATAAAAACAGTCTGTTCCTTTAAATGGTCTCATCATGAAATACAGCAGCAATTTCAGGAATGAAACATTCACAGAATCATGATTCATATTTCCCCCCCCCATCAACGGATTGCTAAAGagtttttgtttagtttgttaTGAGTCATGGCTCAGACAGTCAGCTATCTTAAAGGCAGTGTTTCAGCATTTTTCATTTAGATTTTCAAGTCTG contains:
- the vtnb gene encoding vitronectin b, which codes for MRMHLRALLLLASVATALAADESCVGRCSFGFDSQKKCQCDSLCGYYRSCCVDYESTCSHKITRGDTFHDTDYDTAVENTTTTQGPKATTQEPQTTTMGTQTPTAPGPTTPIDPDAEVCSAQPFDSFMQVKNGSIYAFRGEYFFELDEKSVLPGYPKLIKDVWGISGPIDAAFTRINCQGKTYIFKRSQYWRFEDGVLDPDYPREISVGFQKVPDSVDAAFAIPASNHRGKEKVFFFKGDRYYQYEFKHQPSHEECAQMAKDSPSVLFSHYTDRYCDEWSDLLDLLFKEVQGDHSGPRFIRKDWVGIRPPVDAAMAGRLYITPVAPPTTTASYVSGQKRRHNGGRGHRGRGRGQGRGQRQRVKPWELFDVFFDDDYETLEVAKVEEKQQASQPVQNIYFFMKDKYYRVDLKTKRVDYANPPYPRSIGKYWLGCKDETIWAEK